A genomic window from Silene latifolia isolate original U9 population chromosome 11, ASM4854445v1, whole genome shotgun sequence includes:
- the LOC141614029 gene encoding uncharacterized protein LOC141614029: MSYKSWNSICAPWDEGGFNVKELLSWNKALLSKWIWQLSTHRDILWDSWSRTYNLKGKSIWDGHALTCHGESWRDIIKVKDALIELAGSKAAALSMLNSCVSHGKFRVGRAYSLFRHCRPKLRWTTPLRSDSILPKHRICAIQAVQHQLATVDNINRRGLMLVNRCCLCMAAQESHRHLFFRCSFSQQVRRNMLAWLGVSGSSSDIDIKNYLYKISVGNKCNSWRNILSGCSAAGMVYAIWEERNNRLFGEIQATPEMVAAKLQSILKIRLSDNQHPRIRQWLDVTN; encoded by the coding sequence ATGAGCTATAAGAGCTGGAATTCTATTTGTGCGCCTTGGGACGAAGGCGGCTTCAACGTCAAAGAGCTTCTTAGCTGGAATAAAGCACTCCTCAGTAAGTGGATCTGGCAACTTTCCACGCACCGTGACATTCTTTGGGACTCTTGGAGTCGCACTTATAACCTTAAAGGCAAGTCTATCTGGGATGGTCACGCTCTCACTTGTCATGGTGAGAGTTGGAGGGATATTATTAAAGTCAAGGACGCACTTATTGAGCTTGCTGGTTCTAAGGCCGCTGCTCTCTCTATGCTCAATTCGTGCGTATCCCACGGCAAGTTCAGGGTGGGTCGGGCTTATAGCCTTTTCCGACATTGTAGGCCTAAGCTCAGATGGACTACCCCCCTTCGGTCTGACAGCATCCTCCCAAAACACCGCATTTGCGCTATCCAAGCTGTGCAGCACCAGCTTGCCACTGTAGACAATATCAACAGGCGGGGTCTTATGCTCGTTAATAGATGTTGCCTTTGTATGGCTGCTCAAGAGTCTCATCGACATTTGTTTTTCAGATGCTCCTTCTCCCAACAGGTTAGACGTAACATGTTAGCTTGGCTGGGAGTCTCGGGCTCGAGCTCAGATATTGATATTAAAAATTACCTCTACAAAATTAGTGTTGGAAACAAATGTAACAGTTGGAGGAATATTCTTTCTGGTTGTAGTGCCGCGGGTATGGTCTATGCCATCTGGGAGGAGAGAAACAATCGTCTTTTTGGAGAAATACAAGCCACGCCAGAGATGGTAGCTGCTAAGCTCCAAAGTATTTTGAAAATCCGCCTTTCTGATAATCAGCACCCTCGGATTAGACAGTGGTTagatgttacaaattaa